A window of Trichoderma atroviride chromosome 3, complete sequence contains these coding sequences:
- a CDS encoding uncharacterized protein (EggNog:ENOG41~MEROPS:MER0001495~SECRETED:SignalP(1-19)), translated as MRRFQLLLGALGLSNVVDAASTLLSGGTIIAWDDNENYLRIIQNGSVLVTNDRIAAVNSKPLPSNLPSGTTVVDISNQILSPGFIDTHRHGWQTVFKTIASNTSLTEYFNRYGEYFSADKFTADDVYISQLAGIYEAVNGGVTTILDHASHTWSASTSYAGLNASVDSGARVFWAFTFHNITSLNYTAEDQFPLFREMAENKKALLGNSAAEIGIAYDYWGSNPDINEAQTVADLAKEFNVSVVTTHSLAGPWAFSNLPSQVQRFDLLDGSIPVVFSHSSFITADDLQLLRSTNQYISITAESEMQYGHGHPHSYYAQDQAALGIDTHFTYSSDILTQARMWLQSARHYFYNQVLENWNVPTYNPMSVNQAFLLATRSGGLALRRPDLGVIKVGAKADLVVWDAENSPSMLGWEDPVAAIILHANIGDILHVLIDGKFVKKDKKVVNSDYPTIRKNFLQAAKKIQKIWKEIPYPTYEGIFASGYSYGTPQAVDVQRGSGTGFGTQFL; from the coding sequence ATGCGCCGTTTTCAATTGCTTTTGGGAGCTCTTGGGCTCTCAAATGTTGTCGACGCAGCTTCAACGTTGCTCTCAGGCGGCACAATCATTGCTTGGGACGACAATGAGAACTATTTACGCATAATCCAAAACGGTTCTGTGTTGGTCACGAACGATCGCATCGCCGCTGTGAATTCAAAACCGTTGCCATCAAACCTGCCATCTGGAACAACAGTCGTGGACATATCGAATCAGATCCTAAGTCCTGGATTCATTGACACCCATCGCCATGGGTGGCAAACTGTCTTCAAAACAATTGCATCAAATACATCACTTACCGAATACTTTAATCGCTACGGAGAGTACTTTTCGGCAGACAAGTTCACAGCGGACGATGTGTACATTAGCCAGCTTGCCGGCATCTACGAAGCCGTGAATGGCGGAGTGACTACAATTCTTGATCACGCCTCACACACCTGGTCAGCGAGTACATCGTACGCCGGACTCAATGCATCGGTCGATAGCGGAGCCAGAGTCTTCTGGGCATTTACTTTCCACAACATCACATCACTGAACTATACCGCCGAGGATCAGTTCCCACTCTTTCGGGAGATGgccgaaaacaaaaaggcgctgctgggaaATTCCGCTGCTGAGATTGGCATTGCATACGACTACTGGGGATCAAATCCAGATATCAACGAAGCCCAGACTGTCGCAGATCTTGCCAAGGAGTTCAATGTCTCGGTTGTGACGACGCATTCTCTCGCTGGGCCGTGGGCATTCAGCAATCTTCCATCCCAAGTTCAGCGATTTGACCTTTTGGATGGGTCTATCCCAGTCGTCTTTTCGCACTCGAGTTTCATAACCGCAGATGATTTACAGCTTCTTCGTTCTACCAACCAGTATATCTCTATCACAGCCGAGTCGGAGATGCAGtacggccacggccatcCCCACTCATACTATGCGCAGGACCAAGCAGCACTGGGAATCGATACCCATTTTACCTATTCCTCAGATATCTTGACACAAGCCCGCATGTGGCTTCAGTCCGCACGGCACTACTTCTATAACCAAGTGTTGGAGAACTGGAATGTGCCGACATACAACCCTATGAGCGTCAACCAGGCGTTTTTGCTGGCCACACGGTCTGGAGGATTGGCTCTCCGACGCCCAGATCTTGGTGTTATCAAAGTCGGCGCCAAAGCTGACTTAGTAGTCTGGGATGCAGAGAATTCACCTTCAATGCTCGGATGGGAGGATCCTGTTGCAGCAATTATTTTGCACGCGAACATTGGAGACATTTTGCACGTACTGATTGATGGCAAGTTTGtcaaaaaggataaaaaggTGGTAAATAGCGACTATCCTACTATTCGAAAGAACTTTttgcaagcagcaaagaagattCAGAAAATTTGGAAAGAAATTCCATATCCCACGTACGAGGGAATATTTGCAAGTGGCTATTCTTATGGCACACCACAAGCCGTCGATGTGCAAAGAGGGTCAGGCACAGGATTCGGCACTCAATTCTTATAA
- a CDS encoding uncharacterized protein (EggNog:ENOG41~SECRETED:SignalP(1-17)), with amino-acid sequence MKNVFTGGLLLPALASAACISSGDQNTINSAFQSGGQNAVVQLCPNALIQITDIVKFTADGQELSTQGYPTDSSRATIQVAVGSGASTLISARDLNNIRIKNIQLEGNRQNAGFLSGGDANIIVGGVTSGGQVISNVASRNPRSWSCLHVIGSGQDNNPCRNVTLTNNDIGPCGQSGTDPASGDGLWADGISLDCTASLVQGNTITGSTDGGIVVFGSPGSTVTGNTVKSSSQYLGFGAINLVDDEYDGSYAGVTVTNNNIIGDKLFNIGIGVGANVWSFNDPSALSGPVTITGNTISGQVSFPIAVNGWTNGITVTGNTVSGVTSPKSSFADASQCSQAIQSVFNSNANLIYYPAGISGSQNFQSGFVATPGNATNFLCSSLPLPNSVTFQPGQLTVVSDSGPFATLHNVIAQYQGDNNLVVLQAGSPVWASGHTLPNGGNCGSPSGCQLKFGSDGNFASFFNGVQQWSTNTSGSGKSLVVLNQAPWIQVKDGSGNVIWDTTKNQ; translated from the exons atgaagaacgtTTTCACAGGCGGCCTGCTGTTGCCGGCTCTGGCATCCGCAGCTTGCATCTCCTCGGGAGACCAGAACACAATCAACAGCGCTTTCCAGTCTGGAGGCCAGAATGCCGTTGTTCAGCTTTGCCCCAATGCCTTGATTCAGATCACCGATATCGTCAAGTTCACCGCCGATGGCCAGGAACTCTCCACACAGGGCTACCCTACCGACAGCTCCAGAGCCACCATCCAGGTCGCTGTCGGCAGTGGTGCTAGCACTCTGATTTCTGCCAGAGATCTCAACAACATTCGCATCAAGAACATCCAGCTGGAAGGTAACCGACAGAACGCCGGCTTCCTTTCAGGCGGCGATGCCAACATCATCGTTGGTGGTGTCACTTCCGGCGGCCAGGTCATCTCGAACGTAGCATCGCGAAACCCccgcagctggagctgtctcCATGTCATTGGCTCTGGACAGGACAACAACCCTTGCAGAAACGTTACCCTAACCAACAATGACATTGGCCCTTGCGGTCAATCTGGTACCGATCCGGCCAGTGGTGATGGCCTATGGGCCGATGGCATCTCCCTGGACTGCACTGCCTCTCTAGTGCAGGGAAACACT ATCACGGGCAGCACAGACGGTGGTATTGTCGTCTTTGGTTCTCCTGGCAGCACCGTCACCGGCAACACTGTCAAATCATCTTCACAGTACCTAGGATTTGGTGCCATCAACCTTGTCGATGATGAATACGATGGTAGCTACGCCGGCGTTACTGTTACCAACAATAACATCATAGGCGATAAGTTGTTCAACATCGGTATTGGCGTTGGCGCCAACGTCTGGTCTTTCAACGACCCATCAGCGCTGTCTGGACCAGTCACCATCACCGGCAACACCATCAGCGGACAAGTCAGCTTCCCCATTGCCGTCAACGGATGGACCAACGGCATTACG GTCACGGGAAACACTGTGTCGGGCGTGACATCTCCCAAGTCCAGCTTTGCTGATGCCTCTCAATGCAGCCAAGCTATTCAGAGCGTTTTCAACTCCAACGCAAACCTCATCTACTACCCTGCTGGAATCTCTGGATCTCAGAACTTCCAGTCTGGTTTCGTTGCCACTCCTGGTAACGCGACCAACTTCTTGTGCTCGAgcttgccgctgccaaacTCGGTCACGTTCCAGCCCGGACAGCTGACTGTTGTTTCCGACTCTGGCCCATTCGCTACTCTTCACAATGTCATTGCTCAGTACCAGGGCGACAACAACTTAGTGGTTCTTCAGGCAGGCAGCCCTGTTTGGGCATCAGGCCACACTTTGCCTAACGGTGGAAACTGCGGTAGCCCGTCCGGATGCCAACTGAAGTTTGGCTCCGACGGTAACTTTGCATCTTTCTTCAACGGCGTCCAGCAGTGGAGCACCAACACTTCAGGCTCTGGAAAATCCCTGGTAGTCCTTAACCAGGCTCCTTGGATCCAGGTCAAGGATGGCTCTGGCAACGTTATTTGGGACACTACCAAAAACCAATAG
- a CDS encoding uncharacterized protein (SECRETED:SignalP(1-21)~CAZy:GH3): MARLQLLPWMFSMALFHVAQSRTCLPVYEATTTYVGCYHDPNSPRDLAGPFLTVGNLNSPQYCANVCGAAGYQFAGVEFAIQCFCGHSIESTAVKADDSQCSTPCPADSSKTCGGGNMINIYSVTNPSANPPLTPSFPDCTRDPLCSNAICDTTLSMAERAAAIVKPMTLDEKVANVGSSASGSARLGLPAYQWQNEALHGVAGSTGVQFQSPLGANFSAATSFPMPILLSAAFDDALVQNVATAISTEARAFANYGFAGLDFWTPNINPFRDPRWGRGMETPGEDAFRIQGYVLALISGLQGGINPDFFRIIATCKHFAAYDIENGRTGNNLNPTQQDMADYYLPMFETCVRDAKVGSVMCAYNAVDGIPACASEYLLQDVLRDGFGFTEDFNYVVSDCDAVDNVFDPHHYASNLTEAAALSLNAGTDLDCGSSYNVLNASVEAALTSEAALNQSLVRLYSALIKVGYFDQPSEYKSLSWANVNTTQNQALAHDAATGGMTLLKNDGTLPLSRTLSNVAIIGPWVNATTQMQGNYAGTAPFLVNPLDVFQQKWGNVKYAQGTAINSQDTSGFSAALSAASSSDVIVYLGGIDITVENEGFDRGSIVWPGNQLDLISQLANLGKPLVIVQFGGGQIDDSSLLSNPNVRSILWAGYPGQDGGNAVFDVLTGANPPAGRLPITQYPASYINNNNIQDMNLRPSNGIPGRTYAWYTGTPVLPFGYGLHYTNFSVSFQSINTAGTDVATIVNNAGAVIDTSVFATLVVSVHNTGGKANLASDYVGLVFLSSTNAGPSPYPNKQLAAYGRAKSVGVGATQQLTLKINLGSLARADTNGDRWIYPGDYKLTLDVNGPQTFNFTLSGQATKISTLPRQS; the protein is encoded by the exons ATGGCGCGTCTACAGCTGTTACCATGGATGTTCTCCATGGCCCTTTTCCATGTTGCCCAATCTCGAACATGTTTGCCAGTGTATGAAGCGACGACAACGTACGTGGGATGCTACCACGATCCCAACTCGCCTCGTGATCTCGCGGGCCCGTTCTTGACGGTTGGAAACCTCAACTCGCCGCAGTACTGCGCCAACGTGTGCGGTGCGGCTGGTTACCAGTTTGCTGGAGTCGAGTTTGCCAT CCAATGCTTCTGTGGTCATAGCATTGAGAGCACAGCCGTAAAGGCTGATGATAGTCAATGCAGCACACCATGCCCTGCGGACTCCAGCAAGACATGCGGTGGTGGAAATAT GATTAACATCTACTCCGTCACCAACCCCTCGGCAAACCCCCCCTTGACGCCTTCATTCCCCGACTGTACCCGTGATCCCCTGTGCAGCAATGCCATCTGTGACACCACTCTGAGCATGGCTGAGAGAGCCGCCGCCATTGTGAAGCCTATGACTCTTGATGAGAAAGTTGCCAACGTTGGCAGTTCTGCTTCCGGCAGTGCGAGACTCGGCTTGCCCGCATACCAATGGCAGAATGAAGCACTCCACGGAGTTGCTGGCAGTACCGGCGTCCAGTTCCAGTCGCCTCTTGGTGCCAACTTCAGCGCTGCAACCAGTTTCCCTATGCCTATTCTCCTCTCTGCTGCCTTTGACGATGCTCTGGTCCAAAACGTCGCCACCGCCATCAGCACAGAGGCACGTGCCTTTGCAAACTACGGATTTGCTGGACTTGACTTTTGGACGCCGAATATCAACCCATTCCGAGACCCGCGATGGGGTCGAGGCATGGAGACTCCAGGAGAAGATGCCTTCCGCATCCAAGGCTATGTCCTGGCCCTGATTAGCGGGCTTCAGGGAGGAATCAACCCTGACTTCTTCAGGATTATTGCAACCTGCAAACATTTTGCTGCCTACGACATTGAAAATGGCCGCACAGGCAACAATCTTAACCCCACTCAGCAAGATATGGCAGACTACTATCTGCCAATGTTTGAGACTTGCGTTCGTGACGCAAAGGTTGGGTCTGTCATGTGCGCGTATAACGCTGTCGATGGCATTCCGGCCTGCGCAAGCGAATATCTCCTGCAGGACGTTCTGCGAGATGGCTTTGGCTTTACCGAAGACTTCAACTACGTCGTCTCCGACTGTGATGCTGTTGATAACGTCTTTGATCCTCACCACTACGCCAGCAACCTgactgaagctgctgccttgaGTCTTAATGCTGGTACTGATCTCGACTGCGGTTCCTCCTACAACGTCTTGAACGCCTCTGTAGAGGCCGCCTTGACATCAGAAGCTGCGCTCAACCAATCTTTGGTCCGTTTGTATTCGGCGCTTATCAAAGTCGGATATTTCGATCAGCCATCTGAATACAAGTCGCTGAGCTGGGCAAATGTCAACACCACTCAGAACCAAGCACTTGCTCACGATGCTGCTACTGGAGGAATGACATTGTTGAAGAACGACGGGACTCTTCCCCTTTCTCGCACCCTCTCCAACGTCGCTATCATTGGTCCATGGGTTAACGCCACTACCCAGATGCAGGGCAACTATGCCGGCACGGCACCATTCCTGGTAAACCCTTTGGATGTCTTCCAACAGAAATGGGGCAACGTCAAGTATGCTCAAGGAACTGCCATCAACTCTCAAGACACCAGCGGCTTCAGTGCTGCTCTCTCAGCCGCAAGCTCTTCCGATGTCATTGTATACCTTGGTGGAATTGACATCACCGTAGAGAACGAAGGCTTTGACCGTGGCTCAATCGTCTGGCCTGGAAACCAGCTCGATCTGATCTCTCAATTGGCAAACCTGGGCAAGCCTCTGGTCATTGTCCAATTTGGAGGTGGCCAGATTGATGACAGTTCTCTGTTGAGCAACCCCAACGTCAGATCGATCCTGTGGGCCGGGTATCCCGGTCAAGATGGCGGCAATGCCGTCTTTGATGTTCTCACCGGCGCCAACCCGCCAGCTGGAAGACTTCCTATCACCCAGTACCCCGCCAGCTatatcaacaacaacaacatccaAGACATGAACCTGCGCCCAAGCAATGGCATTCCCGGACGTACCTATGCCTGGTACACTGGCACACCAGTTCTTCCATTCGGCTACGGTCTGCACTACACCAACTTCTCCGTGTCCTTCCAGTCTATCAACACTGCTGGCACAGACGTTGCAACTATTGTCAACAACGCAGGCGCGGTCATAGATACGTCAGTATTTGCAACACTCGTCGTCAGCGTACACAACACCGGCGGCAAGGCAAATCTTGCATCCGACTATGTTGGCCTTGTGTTCCTCTCATCCACAAACGCAGGCCCGTCACCCTACCCCAATAAGCAATTGGCTGCATACGGGCGTGCCAAGAGCGTTGGTGTCGGAGCGACCCAGCAATTGACCCTGAAAATAAACCTCGGATCACTTGCTCGTGCAGATACCAATGGTGATAGATGGATTTACCCCGGCGATTACAAACTTACTCTCGATGTCAATGGACCGCAGAcgtttaattttactttgAGTGGCCAGGCTACAAAGATTAGCACTTTGCCAAGGCAGTCTTAG
- a CDS encoding uncharacterized protein (SECRETED:SignalP(1-19)~MEROPS:MER0032443), with the protein MSTKIAISLFLVACPLALSAPLAGSGSGLRLIKTSEADIGQWVTEQDKFDRFISKNIGFIDITDIKDDEVLSILSTPSSEASISARAVNYPTKVEHVDEAQSLIADVSINGPQSWLTTFTQFTTRHYRSTTGTQASAWLFDQVSSIASARPEITVQRFNHTWNQPSIIARLPGQSSNLIIVGAHMDSTAGSATARSPGADDNGSGSVTILEALRVIAHSDFTPKNTVEFHWYSGEEGGLLGSQAIFSNYKSTQKNVLAMLNQDMTGYSPSNQLAVYTDNVDAPLTQCGYGCSDHASARSNGFPSAFVNEDVFEKTNQNIHSAADSLEKIQWPAILRHAKFTVGFIVEASYI; encoded by the exons ATGTCTACTAAAATCGCCATATCCTTATTTTTGGTGGCTTGCCCGCTTGCCCTCTCCGCGCCTCTGGCTGGCAGTGGCTCAGGGCTCCGCCTCATCAAGACCTCTGAAGCTGATATCGGCCAATGGGTGACTGAACAAGACAAATTCGACAGATTCATCTCAAAGAATATAGGATTCATCGACATTACCGATATCAAG GACGATGAAGTGCTATCTATTCTATCCACCCCATCTTCAGaagcctccatctctgccCGTGCGGTTAACTATCCGACCAAGGTTGAGCACGTAGACGAGGCACAGTCACTCATCGCCGACGTGTCCATCAATGGCCCACAAAGCTGGTTAACCACGTTCACGCA ATTTACTACGCGACACTACCGTTCGACTACTGGCACACAAGCCTCAGCCTGGCTTTTCGATCAGGTCTCCAGCATTGCATCTGCGAGGCCGGAAATCACTGTGCAGAGATTCAATCACACATGGAACCAGCCCTCTATTATTGCTCGCCTACCAGGCCAAAGCTCCAACTTAA TTATTGTGGGAGCCCATATGGACTCTACTGCTGGCTCTGCTACAGCCCGCAGTCCTGGAGCAGATGACAACGGCTCAGGATCTGTTACTATCTTGGAGGCCCTACGTGTCATTGCCCATTCGGATTTTACCCCGAAGAACACTGTTGAGTTTCACTGGTACAGTGGCGAGGAGGGAGGTCTCCTTGGCTCTCAGGCCATCTTTTCAAACTACAAATCCACTCAAAAGAATGTGCTTGCCATGCTTAATCAAGACATGACTGGGTATTCGCCGAGTAACCAGCTGGCTGTATATACTGACAACGTTGACGCGCCCCTCACTCA ATGTGGCTATGGCTGCTCCGATCATGCCAGCGCCCGATCCAACGGGTTCC CATCTGCTTTCGTTAATGAAGACGTATTCGAAAAGACCAACCAAAACATTCATTCTGCTGCAGAT TCTCTTGAGAAGATCCAGTGGCCAGCTATTCTGCGACATGCCAAGTTTACAGTCGGGTTCATCGTGGAGGCGTCTTACATTTAA
- a CDS encoding uncharacterized protein (EggNog:ENOG41~SECRETED:SignalP(1-28)) — protein MHAKLSSAIAGLVPAMMAIAAPAPQIQSYGENTGAVAGVTPPVPTVTAPVGSLYGSTGLQGGSSANIPDTSKGSAEVKNFKEVPGQDADSSLGVYLDFEGVDEPQPIRGAFGGTDAGPRTFEYEKLNPDLFAAPGTDSGAVPNAVWPLGLSHNRPGASGRAGWARQQNTAVLPNAKDMAGVDMKLEPNAYRELHWHTAGEWSLILKGCVRVAAVNDESQTFTDDLCEGDVWFFPAGVPHSIQAFENGAEFLLVFDQGDFDENGTFLISEMFARTPRSVLSKNFRAPVDAFKNLPANQLYIFNGTPQPKDISKQNTTAPGGFLSGPNGYTFHWSKQKAYEVPGGSVKILDPTTFPVAAKFSAALVTIQPGAMREIHWHPTSDEWDYFIQGSGRATLYAAPSSANTFDFTAGDVGYIPVANAHYVENTGTEDLIFLEVLQASKFSDISVAQWLALTPEQTIIDHLNISSDVIAALPKEKTLLKTGNTNLTEIVESGKAY, from the exons ATGCATGCCAAGCTTTCTTCTGCCATTGCCGGCCTTGTGCCCGCAATGATGGCCATAGCAGCTCCGGCTCCTCA GATCCAATCTTATGGGGAGAACACTGGAGCTGTTGCAGGTGTCACTCCTCCTGTTCCTACTGTCACAGCTCCCGTTGGCAGTCTTTATGGAAGCACCGGCCTCCAAGGCGGCAGTAGTGCCAACATCCCTGACACTAGCAAGGGAAGCGCCGAGGTCAAGAATTTCAAGGAGGTTCCCGGCCAAGATGCGGACTCCAGCCTTGGTGTCTATCTCGACTTCGAGGGCGTTGATGAGCCACAGCCCATCCGCGGTGCCTTTGGTGGCACAGATGCTGGCCCTCGCACTTTTGAGTACGAGAAGCTGAACCCTGATCTGTTTGCGGCCCCCGGTACAGACTCTGGAGCCGTTCCCAATGCTGTTTGGCCTCTTGGTCTTTCTCACAACCGTCCTGGAGCCTCCGGCAGAGCCGGTTGGGCCCGCCAGCAAAACACTGCCGTGCTCCCCAACGCCAAGGATATGGCTGGTGTCGACATGAAGCTCGAGCCTAACGCTTACCGTGAGCTTCACTGGCACACTGCCGGCGAATGGTCCCTGATTCTGAAGGGCTGTGTCCGTGTTGCAGCCGTCAACGACGAATCTCAGACCTTCACTGACGACCTTTGCGAGGGAGATGTCTGGTTCTTCCCTGCCGGTGTTCCTCACTCTATCCAGGCATTCGAGAACGGTGCTGAGTTCTTGCTTGTCTTTGACCAGGGTGACTTTGACGAGAATGGAACTTTCCTCATCTCTGAGATGTTTGCTCGTACCCCTCGCTCTGTCTTGTCCAAGAACTTCCGCGCCCCTGTCGATGCTTTCAAGAACCTTCCCGCTAACCAGCTCTACATTTTCAATGGTACCCCTCAGCCTAAGGATATCAGCAAGCAGAACACAACAGCCCCCGGTGGATTCCTTAGTGGCCCCAACGGCTACACCTTCCACTGGTCTAAGCAGAAGGCTTATGAGGTTCCAGGAGGCTCAGTCAAGATTCTGGACCCCACTACTTTCCCTGTCGCTGCTAAGTTTTCTGCTGCCCTTGTTACTATCCAGCCCGGCGCTATGCGAGAGATTCACTGGCACCCTACTTCCGATGAGTGGGATTACTTTATCCAGGGCTCCGGCCGTGCTACTCTTTATGCTGCCCCGAGCTCCGCCAACACTTTTGATTTCACTGCTGGCGATGTCGGCTACATCCCTGTTGCGAACGCGCACTACGTCGAGAACACTGGCACTGAGGACCTGATTTTCTTGGAAGTGCTCCAGGCCTCCAAGTTCTCTGATATTTCTGTTGCTCAGTGGCTTGCTCTAACTCCTGAGCAGACCATCATCGACCACTTGAACATTTCCAGCGACGTCATTGCGGCCCTGCCCAAGGAGAAGACACTCCTTAAGACTGGAAACACCAATCTTACCGAGATTGTTGAGAGTGGAAAGGCATACTAA
- a CDS encoding uncharacterized protein (EggNog:ENOG41~SECRETED:SignalP(1-20)) yields MKLFSIVTVAIASMSATAMGNSVPYERLDKDKAVLLVVDLQVGLYNAVRDFDPVTYKESIIGHAAIGQLFDLPVILTTSAEQGPNGPLPKEITDMYPNATFIKRQGEVDAWDNEDFRNAVKATNRTQIIMAGIVTDVCTAHLALSLRSEGYSVWANAEASGSSSTFVRDISNDRMRHAGVQVVSLFSIVCDLMRDWRNVPGAAEVFPYLDKYFPVYGMVARAHAAATTNGIVQPGEGGLI; encoded by the exons ATGAAGCTCTTCTCTATCGTCACGGTAGCAATCGCATCGATGTCTGCAACCGCCATGGGAAACT CGGTTCCTTATGAGAGGCTTGACAAAGACAAGGCT GTTCTTCTTGTCGTTGATTTGCAAGTCGGCCTTTACAATGCTGTTAGAGACTTTGATCCGGTCACGTACAAAGAGAGCATCATTGGACACGCCGCCATTGGACAACTGTTTGACCTGCCAGTTATCTTGACGACTTCGGCAGAACAAG GACCCAATGGGCCATTGCCGAAAGAGATTACGGACATGTATCCAAACGCAACCTTTATCAAGCGTCAGGGCGAAGTTGATGCCTGGGACAACGAAGATTTCCGCAATGCCGTCAAAGCTACAAACAGGACTCAGATTATCATGGCTGGCATTGTGACAGATGTTTGTACAGCCCATCTGGCCTTGTCCCTCCGTTCTGAAGGATACTCTGTTTGGGCCAATGCCGAGGCATCGGGTAGCTCTTCTACATTCGTCCGCGACATTTCCAACGATAGGATGCGACATGCAGGTGTGCAAGTTGTCAGTCTTTTCTCCATCGTTTGCGATCTGATGAGGGACTGGCGAAATGTCCCTGGCGCGGCGGAAGTGTTTCCTTATCTCGACAAGTATTTCCCTGTTTATGGCATGGTTGCTAGGGCTCATGCCGCGGCCACCACCAACGGAATTGTCCAGCCGGGAGAGGGTGGCCTTATCTAA